GATCACGATCGTCCATTTGAACCAACACTAATCCACCATGTTTCTATTCATCTGCAGTGATCCTGTGGTGCACACGTCCACGGGCGAACGATCCAGTGTCAAGCAGCTGCTGGAGAAGCTCATCCTCGAGGACGACCAGTTCGCAGTGCAGGAGATCCTGCCCAACACAGTGCCGGACCCGGCCTCCCTGGAACTGGGCTCGGAGTACGCCTGCCCCGTGGGCCAGGTGGTGATGATTCCCGACTGTGTGCCCTGTGCCATTGGTACCTTCTACGACAGTGCCAACAAGACGTGCATAGCCTGCTCGCGCGGAACCTACCAGTCGGAGGCGGGCCAGCTGCAGTGCAGCAAGTGCCCGGTGATTGCTGGAAGGCCAGGAGTGACTGCCGGACCTGGAGCACGCTCCGCGGCGGACTGCAAGGAGCGCTGCCCAGCCGGCAAGTACTTCGACGCGGAAACGGGTCTGTGCCGCTCCTGCGGCCATGGATTCTACCAGCCCAACGAGGGATCCTTCAGCTGTGAGCTGTGCGGCTTGGGACAAACGACGCGCTCCACGGAGGCCACGTCCCGCAAGGAGTGTCGCGATGAGTGCAGCTCTGGCCAGCAACTGGGAGCCGATGGACGCTGTGAGCCCTGCCCACGTGGCACATACCGCCTGCAGGGCGTCCAGCCATCCTGCGCCGCCTGTCCGCTGGGCAGGACCACGCCCAAGGTGGGCGCCAGTTCGGTGGAGGAGTGCACCCTGCCCGTCTGCTCGGCGGGAACGTACCTGAACGCCACGCAGAACATGTGCATCGAGTGCCGCAAGGGCTTCTACCAGTCGGAGTCGCAGCAGACCGCCTGTCTGCAGTGCCCGCCGAACCACAGCACCAAGATCACCGGCGCCACCTCGAAGAGCGAGTGCACCAATCCCTGCGAACACATTGCAGAGGGCAAGCCGCACTGCGATGCGAACGCCTACTGCATCATGGTGCCGGAGACGTCGGACTTCAAGTGCGAGTGCAAGCCAGGATTCAATGGAACGGGCATGGCCTGCACGGATGTGTGCGATGGCTTCTGCGAGAACTCTGGTGCCTGTGTCAAGGACTTGAAGGGCACACCCTCTTGCCGCTGTGTGGGCTCCTTCACGGGACCCCACTGTGCGGAACGCTCCGAGTTCGCCTACATCGCCGGCGGAATTGCCGGTGCGGTGATCTTTATCATCATTATCGTCCTGCTTATCTGGATGATCTGCGTGCGCTCCACGAAGCGCAGGGATCCCAAGAAGATGCTAACCCCTGCGATTGACCAGACCGGCTCGCAGGTGAACTTCTACTACGGTGCCCACACGCCCTACGCGGAGTCCATCGCCCCATCCCATCACAGCACCTATGCGCACTActacgacgacgaggaggacggCTGGGAGATGCCCAACTTCTACAACGAAACGTACATGAAGGATGGTAAGTACTAGAATCTGTGACTTAATCTCTATTGAAAGTATCATTCCTAATCCACGCCTAATCCTTAATCCTCGACAGGTCTGCATGGTGGCAAGATGAGTACGTTGGCCAGGTCCAATGCCTCGCTCTATGGAACTAAAGAAGACTTATACGACCGACTGAAACGTCACGCCTACACGGGCAAGAAGGGTAAGATCACCAGATGAGTTCGCACATGATCTCCCATATTGATGTATAACATGTATATTTTTCAGAAAAGAGTGATAGTGATAGCGAAGTGCAGTAGAACAACGATAAATAACAGATAACAGATAACCAGCTGCTTTAATGTAAAATGTGGTCATAAATAACGAATGGGATGCAGCAGCAAGCTCACTGTCAGAACAGTGACCCCCACTGCCCCCAAGAATACTCACTGGCGAGCCTTGCATTGAATCAACGTAATAGCTGCGGTCCATCCACGATCCATCCATCTACAGTCCCCATCTCGGATATTACGTGGCTTAATGCAAGGCTTGGAGGGAAGAAGAGAAGTCGAGCAGAGACGAGAGATGGCTTATAATTGTAATTCCCATTTGTGCTCTTTAGGTATGCAAACTACATGAAATTAAGTCGAACTTATGCGTAAtttaatgaatgaaatattgttttaatcTTAAGTATTATTTACCTATACAAAAACTCGAACTTACCATGCTTGACGCGGTACCAAATTgcaatacatatatactaatatactcgtatatatataaaaagattgATTTTTCCAACCATATAGATTGTCCAAGCTTGTTGAACAAATACGCGAGTGCTgtaaaaagcaaatcaaatatagtcgttattttgtaatttaataaaagcaatttaattattatgtatgacaattaattttataaattttcttgtataaaataaaacaaaacaaacgaatcCAATTGAATATGCCTGCGTTTTAGTAGTTTCACTTTATTCCCCTGGGACTACGGCGCTGCCATAGAATTTACCCACGAAGGTTCTTCCACGACGCTGTCGGCGCGCCAGATCCTTGTGCTTCTCAAGAATCGGCACGATGCGGGACAGCTTCTTCCCCGGATTGCGGGTGATATACTTCAGGGTCTCCTTCCACCGCAGCTCAACCCTTCGCTGCACATGGAAGAAGCCGTTGTGGAACACGTGGAAGTGGTCGGTGGCGTGGCCGGCGAATGCCAGGATCAGGAGGGACAACGGAACAGTAACGCTGCCCACCCAGTAACTCTCGTAGTTTCTATAGTTGAACTCCGAGACAAGGCCCGTTCCGGGCACCAAGGCGGTCATCAAAATGACGCATATCTCCTCCACTGTCTTCCAGAACGCCTGAACGGCAATCTCCAGGAGCAGgaatgccactgccacttcgtAGATCCGCCTCAGCAGTGCCGGCATAACATAAAGTACCCGGGGAACGAAGCAATTGTCCCATATGAGGTCCGTTGCAGCCAGACCCACAATCAGCGAGGGTAGCTGCGGCGCCGAAACATTTGGACTTTTGGAAGATAGCGCAAGGAACTGGACCACGTGGAGTAAGCCAGCTACGAAAACGCACTCCAAGCTGGTCATAATCGCACTCAATGCACgttaataaaacttaaaattttaaataaagtaacAGAAATTTTATCGAATTTTAGGTTGAATTTCTGTGGTGAATTTCAGAGTATTTGAGTGAAAAACATGAGTGATCTTTGTAAAAACTATTGTTTAGAAACATCtcagaaaactaaaaatattttagaaaacatttaaaaaacaatgaattatGAAGACAGtcgaaaaattaatacactcGAGACAGTTCTTATGAGTTACAAACTCAAACctacaaataatttcaattttaatagaAACACGTATTCGaccatttattataaaattaatttaaagtccAAAAAAGAATAGGGTACGCTATAGTCGACTGCtgcaaattattaataaatattaaccgTTATTCAGACAATGAAAGCAGCAAAGCAAGTGCTGTAGCAATCAGCAATTGAATGCAGGTGGAAAAATATTCAAGCATGGTTTCGTACCCAATATTTGTAGTACCTTTGCATGCCCGAGACACCCACCATTTTCatggtatttatatttaataacatatGCAGTATATTTGGTGCATTAATCAGTATTTTGTGCGGGATGCTCCCATTAAATTCATAGGCCGCGCGGCGGTCACATTAGCTACTCAAGCCAGGCgaaaaactgaagaaaatcGGAAAAGTAAATTGTGTGGCCTCGAGTATATTGCTGGTACTTGGACGAAGTACGCTAGATTTATTCTTGCCAAGCGGATGGCCGTTTAAGGTGAGCTGCACCAGCGTTTACTTTCCCTTGCGGAGTAAACAAACTCGAACCTAACCTCAAACTGaccatttttttcttctgcaGACGAGGAACTTCAGGAAAAggtaatacaaaaaaaagaccCCAACATGACCCAATATTTGCCGCCGAATCTGCTGGCGCTGTTCGCGGCACGGGATCCCATCCCGTTTATGCCGCCGGTGGACAAGCTGCCGCACGAGAAGAAGTCTCGCGGCTACCTGGGAGTGGCCAAGTTCATGGCCGACTTCGAGGACCCCAAGGACACGCCGCTGCCAAAAACGGTGGAGACGCGTCAGGAGCGACTGGAGCGCCGTCGTCGCGAGAAGGCCGAGCAGGTTGCCTACAAGCTGGAGCGTGAGATAGCGCTGTGGGACCCCACAGAGATCAAAAACGCCACGGAGGACCCGTTTCGCACGCTGTTTATTGCCCGCATCAACTATGACACCTCAGAGTCAAAGCTGCGACGTGAGTTCGAGTTTTACGGGCCCATCAAGAAGATCGTCCTGATCCACGACCAGGAATCAGGTAAACCCAAGGGCTACGCCTTCATCGAGTACGAGCACGAGCGGGACATGCATGCCGCCTACAAGCACGCCGACGGTAAGAAGATCGACAGCAAGCGCGTCCTGGTGGACGTGGAGCGGGCTCGCACTGTCAAAGGCTGGCTGCCTCGACGGCTGGGCGGCGGTCTAGGTGGAACGCGTCGCGGCGGCAACGATGTCAACATCAAGCACTCCGGCCGCGAGGACAACGAGAGGGAGCGCGAGCGCTACCGGCTGGAGCGGGAGCGTGAGGATCGCGAGGGTCCCGGACGCGGCGGTGCCTCCAATGGCCTGGATGCCCGAGCTGGACGCGGTTTCGGTGCGGAACGTCGACGTTCCCGCTCAAGGGAACGCCGCGACCGTGAACGAGATCGTGGACGGGGCGCTGTGGCTAGCAGTGGTCGCTCGCGCAGTCGTTCCCGCGAGCGCAGAAAACGACGAGCGGGCAGCCGGGAGCGGTACGATGAGTTCGACCGCCGCGATCGGCGAGACAGGGAGCGCGAGCGGGATCGCGATCGCGAGCGtgagaagaaaaagaagcgcTCCAAGTCACGCGAACGCGAATCCTCCAGGGAGCGTCGCGAACGGAAGCGAGAGCGAAGGGACCGTGAACGCGGCGCCGGATCCGGCGGCGATGTCAAGGAGCGCAAGCCCGACTTCCGCGAAATGGACGTCATCAAGATCAAGGAGGAGCCCATCGACGATGGCTATCCCACATTTGACTACCAGAACGCGACCATCAAGCGTGAGAtcgacgacgaggatgaggagaaATACCGGCCGCCGCCTGCGCATCACAATATGTTCAGtgtgccgccgccgcccattTTGGCGCGTGGAAATGCCAGCACGAATCCCAATCCCGACAATGGTCAGCAGAGCTCCGGCGATCCGAGTTGGTGGCGTCAGTAGAGTCTTGGCGCTCCAAAATGTGTCAAGGTTAATATTTCTAGAAGTCAGACGTCTGTGGGTCGCAACTATTTATTCATTCGACTTGAGGCACAGCAATCCTGGACAGCCTAACCATAGCTATCCATTTTACACAGAAAATTTTAAGGTACCACTTGGAGGAAGGCCAAGTAGAACAACATTATAGAAACCCAGACCGCTAAACGCAGAATCCACTAATGTGTGCGTAgcttaaatcatttaaaattataagtaacTCTTAacaaatgaatatgaaaacagtaagtaaaataaaactaGCCCTCATGTGTTTGTTTCCCCACCTTTGGTAAGGGGGTTAAAGGGAATACGGAGAGTCAGGAGCTGGAACGCTTTCGGAGGCGCATACTATGGTACTATATGGTACACTATCCCATGGTGGTTCCTGGGATTTTCTTACTCACTTAACATAAGCTGAACAACAAAACGCAACTTGAATACAATACCCTTGCACTAACTCGTGccttttattttctctgtttttttgcagttttcaaTCAATTGAAAATCTGACTCTGACTAGTGTGAAAGCAAAAGCATAAGTATTTAATCAAAAAGTAatccaaaatggaaattagtTCCGCCAGAATTTGTAGCCAATGCCCAAGTCTAAATTCCAAGCCCACATCAGGTAATTTGGTCAACACACAAACCTCACTAATCCATGCGTCTACCGTTCTAGGACCGCTCTAGAATCAAGACAGCTACCGATACTTTCCCAATCTCCTCCGCTCTGGGTTGTGTTCCTCCTGTTGTGTGGTGTGTAAGTTGAATCGGTGAATCGCGGGGTAAATGTTGTAAACCCAAACCTTTCCGTAAGTTTGCCCCGGTAAGATTACGATTTGCTCGACCGCCGTGTGAGTGTAAGGGAGCTTTTTGCTCTGTTTGGTACACATTGCGAACTGCTCCGATGGTCTGTGGCAATCTACACATCCATTATGTCTGTAATCAATTTACCATTTCGATCTTTTCATGTACGTTGAGCTGATTGTTATCGTACTGAAGACGAACCCGCGGCGGAAACACGCATAGAACAGAAATCTGCACCAAAGGTTTGCTTTTGGTAACTGGTAACGATTGGTTGGTTGTTCAGGTCTTGGGGTTTCTCGATTTGGTAGTCTCTTTTTTGGGTTGCGGACGTGGACAAAATTGTGGGGggtcttttatttttgtattgtttggCAGACAGGACCCATGCAATTGCCTTTTCGTACCTTGCGACTTACGGGAAATAAACTAGCGCCTTAGCGAGGCATTTTTCCTTTAATACCATAAGAAAAGCTGACAGGAAATCGATGTCACATTTAGATTTTAtcaaataaagaaaagaattTCTCCTTACACGTAAAAgaacttgttttatttttcaaacatAATCACGAAAATTTATagcttattttaattttggctTGTTAAACTCGCCTATGACCCCTGGATATAATGATATGCACTGGTGtccctttaaaaattatattaatataagcaAGCACATTTTTCTGCTCAAAACCAGCCATCTGATTCGTTGAAAACAACGCATTATAAAAACGCTGGATGTTTAGTGCGTCCTCTATTAAAATAATACCtaaaaagtacatatatacccTGGTGTATTGCGCGTAATGGGTATCAGCAGTACGCTACCTTCATTTCTGTGAGAATATACTGCGTATATCGATGGGTCATATATCGATATAATTGACTACTTTCTCAACAACATAGAGAAACGGAATATTCAAACAGTATTTTACatggaaatataaaataaagatataATCTTGACATTACCATGCCATTTTTttgaataaatgtttaattttaccAAAATGCGTTTACCTATCGTTTGCGGCcgataatttaataatattatgcGGCCCTGCTTACACTGGCATACAAGTAATGAACAAAAATTGTGGTACATAGTCAATGTTTTATAATGATTTGCTTATTGTGCATTGCAATCTTTAGACTAAGAATTTGTGAGTGCTTTTATTTCCTTTGTGACATATTTCTTCATTAGTGTTTAAGAAAAACGTGACCAAAAAACATAGCAGTGACAATAATCGATGGTTGCAGCATAACCTATCGATAATGGCGTGTTTTCAGACACGCCGATAGTATCGCATAAGCAAAGTCTTGGGTCCAGCTCTAATTTTTTTGGCGTGTAGCTGTAGCAGAAGCAAAAGGAAGCCGCTTGTGGAAAATTTCAACTGCCATCAGCAAGCACTGAGCCTGAGAAAATCAGgtaaatttttgcatttttacgCGATTAGCGGCTGCCCCACGGCATTGCGCGTACTTTTTGCGTGTGGTTTCCTAGTTTGCGCGTGTTTAATGCGACATTTTGTCTCGTTTTTTTCGTACAGCACGCCCGGCATTCGACGCACCgcaaaaaaaacttctttGACCACTCAGCAGCTCCGAcgagcaacaaaaaatcaacatGTCTGACGAAAAGAAAGGCGGTGAGACTGAGCACATCAACCTGAAGGTCCTCGGCCAGGATAACGCCGTCGTCCAGTTCAAGATCAAGAAGCACACACCCTTGAGGAAGCTGATGAACGCCTACTGCGACCGTGCCGGACTCTCCATGCAGGTGGTGCGCTTCCGCTTCGACGGACAGCCCATCAACGAGAACGACACCCCGACCTCGCTGGAGATGGAGGAGGGCGACACCATCGAGGTTTACCAGCAGCAGACCGGCGGCGCTCTATAAAATTACTTAGTTAAGTTAGTTACACCACCCCTTATAACTACaaacatta
This genomic stretch from Drosophila teissieri strain GT53w chromosome 2L, Prin_Dtei_1.1, whole genome shotgun sequence harbors:
- the LOC122615187 gene encoding uncharacterized protein LOC122615187; translation: MTSLECVFVAGLLHVVQFLALSSKSPNVSAPQLPSLIVGLAATDLIWDNCFVPRVLYVMPALLRRIYEVAVAFLLLEIAVQAFWKTVEEICVILMTALVPGTGLVSEFNYRNYESYWVGSVTVPLSLLILAFAGHATDHFHVFHNGFFHVQRRVELRWKETLKYITRNPGKKLSRIVPILEKHKDLARRQRRGRTFVGKFYGSAVVPGE
- the LOC122614239 gene encoding U1 small nuclear ribonucleoprotein 70 kDa, with protein sequence MTQYLPPNLLALFAARDPIPFMPPVDKLPHEKKSRGYLGVAKFMADFEDPKDTPLPKTVETRQERLERRRREKAEQVAYKLEREIALWDPTEIKNATEDPFRTLFIARINYDTSESKLRREFEFYGPIKKIVLIHDQESGKPKGYAFIEYEHERDMHAAYKHADGKKIDSKRVLVDVERARTVKGWLPRRLGGGLGGTRRGGNDVNIKHSGREDNERERERYRLEREREDREGPGRGGASNGLDARAGRGFGAERRRSRSRERRDRERDRGRGAVASSGRSRSRSRERRKRRAGSRERYDEFDRRDRRDRERERDRDREREKKKKRSKSRERESSRERRERKRERRDRERGAGSGGDVKERKPDFREMDVIKIKEEPIDDGYPTFDYQNATIKREIDDEDEEKYRPPPAHHNMFSVPPPPILARGNASTNPNPDNGQQSSGDPSWWRQ
- the LOC122625977 gene encoding small ubiquitin-related modifier 3, translated to MSDEKKGGETEHINLKVLGQDNAVVQFKIKKHTPLRKLMNAYCDRAGLSMQVVRFRFDGQPINENDTPTSLEMEEGDTIEVYQQQTGGAL